A segment of the Fusobacterium ulcerans genome:
AAACTCTTGCATAGACAGAAGTTGAAGCAACTTTATTGATAAGTTCCTCATCACTCATTTTTTCAACTTCAATACCTTCCAGAACATTGTCTCCATCTTGATAAATACCAATTTCTTTAGCAATAGTTGTAGCAGTAATTTTGTGATCTCCTGTTATCATTACAGGTTTGATTCCAGCTGTTATACATTTCTCAACTGCTGCTTTAGACTCTTCTCTAGGTGGATCGATCATACCAACAAGTCCAATGAATATAAATTTATCTTCATCTTCTCTAGTTATTTCTTTCTTTTCATCAAGTACTTTATAAGCAAATGTTAATACTCTTAAACCAGTTTCAGCAAACATAGTATTGATATTTTCTATATTTTCAATATCAGTTTTAGTAATTTCTCTCACTTCATTATTAACAAGAATATGAGTAGTTCTAGGAAGAACTGAATCTAAAGCTCCTTTAGTAAGCATTAATATCTCATTGTCAATCTCATGAACTGTACTCATAAGTTTTCTGTCTGAATCAAATGGAATTTCTGAAATACGAGGATATTTTTCTTTTAATTCTTTACTGCTCATATTGTAATTTATTTCAGAAAGATTTATCAGAGCAATTTCTGTAGGATCTCCTATTTCACTTGTAGCATCATTACATAGGATGCTTTCTTTAAGGATAAGAGATTCACCAGTATCTTTTGTATCCAGTCCTTTTTCATTATAAACTTTGTTATTTATATATACCTGTTTTACAGTCATTTTGTTTTGTGTAAGAGTTCCAGTTTTATCAGAACATATTACAGAAACACAACCAAGAGATTCAACAGATTTTAGATTCTTTATAATAGCATTCTCTTTAGAAAGTTTTTGTGTACCAAGAGCCAGAACTATAGTAACAATAGAACTTAAAGCTTCTGGTATAGCAGCCACAGCAAGAGCCACAGCAAACATCAGAGAATCAAGCATTTTTACACCATGGAATACATTTATTGCAAATACAATTATACAAAGAATGATTATTCCTATTGAAAGTTTTTTACCAAAATTATCAAGAGATACTTGAAGCGGTGTAGATTTTTCTTTTGTAGCCTCTAATAGAGAAGCTATTTTACCAAGTTCAGTTTTCATACCAGTAGAAGTAACTATGACAACACCTCTACCATAACTTACCAAACTTCCAGAGAACACCATATTTTTTTGATCTCCAAGAGCAAGTTCTCCATCAGCCATTACATCACTTGTTTTTTCTACACTTTCAGATTCTCCAGTAAGAGAACTTTCATTTACCAGAAGTGAGAAGCTTTCAATAATTCTACCATCTGCTGGAACTAAGTCTCCTGCTTCAATGAAGACAATATCTCCGGGAACAAGATATTTAGATAAAATTTCTACCTTTTCTCCATCTCTCAAAACTTTTGATTTTGGAGCTGACAAACTTTTCAGACTGCTGATAGATTCCTCAGCTTTCAGATGCTGTACAGTTCCAAGTATAGCATTGATAATAATAACAACAAGAATAACAATAGTACTTTCTTCATTACCAGAAATAAGTGAAATAATAGAAGCAATAATAAGAATGATAACTAAGAAATCTTTAAACTGAGAAATAAATACAGCAAAGGTACTTAGTTTCTTTTCTTCATTAAGCTGGTTATATCCATATTTCTCGATAGAAGTTTCTACCTGACCTGTTGAAAGTCCTTTTTCATTAGAATCGAACTCTTTTAAAATTTCGTCTTTCGACTTTGAAAAATAATTTTTCATGACACCCTCCATAA
Coding sequences within it:
- a CDS encoding cation-translocating P-type ATPase encodes the protein MKNYFSKSKDEILKEFDSNEKGLSTGQVETSIEKYGYNQLNEEKKLSTFAVFISQFKDFLVIILIIASIISLISGNEESTIVILVVIIINAILGTVQHLKAEESISSLKSLSAPKSKVLRDGEKVEILSKYLVPGDIVFIEAGDLVPADGRIIESFSLLVNESSLTGESESVEKTSDVMADGELALGDQKNMVFSGSLVSYGRGVVIVTSTGMKTELGKIASLLEATKEKSTPLQVSLDNFGKKLSIGIIILCIIVFAINVFHGVKMLDSLMFAVALAVAAIPEALSSIVTIVLALGTQKLSKENAIIKNLKSVESLGCVSVICSDKTGTLTQNKMTVKQVYINNKVYNEKGLDTKDTGESLILKESILCNDATSEIGDPTEIALINLSEINYNMSSKELKEKYPRISEIPFDSDRKLMSTVHEIDNEILMLTKGALDSVLPRTTHILVNNEVREITKTDIENIENINTMFAETGLRVLTFAYKVLDEKKEITREDEDKFIFIGLVGMIDPPREESKAAVEKCITAGIKPVMITGDHKITATTIAKEIGIYQDGDNVLEGIEVEKMSDEELINKVASTSVYARVSPEHKIRIVTAWQTLGKICAMTGDGVNDAPALKRADIGIAMGITGTEVSKDAASMILTDDNFSTIVKAITTGRNIYSNIKNSIRFLLSGNTAGILAVLYSSLAGLPVIFAPVHLLFINLLTDSLPAIAIGMEPSHGDVLTEKPRDPKEPILTKELAGKILIEGLLIAVFVMLAFYMGYQGGNTLKGSTMAFSVLCLARLFHGFNCRGGSSIIGLGLFSNMFSIAAFVIGFILLNGILIFPVFHSIFQVAPLSTNDLLYIYLLAFIPTLIIQISKFIKYKK